Part of the Cystobacter ferrugineus genome, GTGCTCGTGCGCCAGGTGCTGCGCAACCTCCTGGCCAATGCCCTGAAGTACACCCGGCCCCGGGCGCACGCCACCATCGAGGTGGGGGCCCGCGAGGTGCAGGGCGAGGTGGAGGTGTGGGTGCGCGACAACGGGGTGGGCTTCGACATGCGCTACGCCGACAAGCTCTTCGGCGTCTTCCAGCGCCTGCACACCGTCGAACAGTTCGAGGGAACGGGGATCGGATTGGCCAACGTGCGGCGCATCATCTCCCGGCATGGGGGCCGCACCTGGGCGGAAGGGGCCGTGGACCAAGGGGCCACCTTCCACTTCACCCTGCCCCGGGCCGGTTCCTGATAAGACGGACTCCCTCGTGAGCGAACTCGAGAGAACCTTCCTGGTGGATGCTCCCCCCTCCAGGCCCCTGTCGATCCTCCTGCTGGAGGACAGCGCGCTGGATGCGCAGCTCATCTCCTCGCGTTTCGAGGAGGCGGGGATCGACGTGCGGCTGGAGCGCGTGGACAACAAGGCCGGGTTCACACGGGCACTCGAGGGGTGCCCCTTTGATCTCATCCTCTCCGACTACAACGTCCCGGGCTTCGACGGTCTGGCCGCGCTGAGTGCCGCCCGGAGCGCCTGTCCGGACACGCCCTTCGTCTTCGTCTCCGGCGCGCTGGGCGAGGAGCGGGCCATCGAGCTGCTCAAGCGCGGGGCCACGGACTACGTCCTCAAGGACCGGTTGGAGCGGCTCGTGCCGTGCGTGACGCGGGCCCTGCGCGAGGCGGAGGGGGAGCTGCGGCGCAAGCGCGCCGAGGAGGCCCTGCGCAAGTCCGAGGAGCGCTACGCGCTGGCCATCCGGGCGACCTCCGATGCCATCTGGGATTGGGATCTGGAGGCGGACTTCGTGCAGTGGAACGACACGCTCCCGCAGGTGTTCGGCTACGCCCTCGAGCACTTCGGCACTCATCCCGACCAGTGGGCCGAGCGCATCCACCCCGAGGAGCGCGAGCAGGTGCTCCAGGGCATTCGCGGCGCCATCGCCTCGAGCGCGGAGCACTGGACGGCGGAATACCGCTTCCTGCGCGCGGACGGCTCCTGGCGCCATGTGCTGGATCGCGGCTACATCGTCCGGGAGCCCGGCGGCAGGCCCGTGCGCATGGTGGGCGCCATGCAGGACATCTCCGAGCGCAAGCGCACCGAGGAGGAACGGCAACGGCTGCTCCAGGAGGCCCACCGCCGGGCCGAGTTCGAGCAGCAGCTCATGGGCATCGTCAGCCATGATCTGCGCAACCCCTTGAGCGCCATCCTCATGGCCGGCACGCTGCTGCTGCGCCACCAGGACACCCAGCCCTGGCAGGCCAGGACGGCCGCCCGCATCGTGTCCTCGGCGGAGCGCGCCCACCGGATGATCCGGGATCTGCTCGACTTCACCCAGGCCCGTCTGGGCGGTGGCATCCCCGTGAGCCCCGCGCCGTTGGACCTTCACGAGCTCGCGGCCCAGGTGGTGGAGGAGGCCCGCACGGCCCACCCCGGGCGCGAGCTGCTGCTCCTCCGCACGGGCGATGGGCAGGGACGCTGGGACGCGGATCGCATCGCCCAGGTGCTCTCCAACATCCTCGGCAACGCCCTGCGCCACGGCTTGGATGGCACCCCGGTGCGCATCGAGACGGAGGGGCTGGAGGCACAGGTGCTCATGCGGGTGCACAACCAGGGCGCGCCCATTCCCTCGGAGCTGCTGCCGCACCTCTTCGAGCCCCTCACGCGCGGCGGCACGCGGCCCGGGCACTCCGATCGGAGCATCGGCCTGGGGTTGTACATCGTGCGGCAGATCGTCCTGGCGCACGGGGGCAGCGTGGAGGTCCACTCCACGGCCGACGAGGGCACCACGTTCACCGTCCGCCTGCCCCGGCTCGTCAGCGCGCGGCCGGCTTCCACCCACGAGGCACCTTCGACATGACGCGGATCTCCCTGCTCGGGCCCGGGACGTTCTCCGAGGAGTCCGCCCGCCACTTCCTCGGGGCGGTGCCCCACGAACTGCTGCCCTGCACGCTCATCGCCGAGGTCTTCCAGGCGGTCGTGTCGGGCCGGGCCGACCTCGGGGTCATCCCCATCGAGAACACCCTGGAGGGCTCGGTCAGCCAGCACCTGGACTGGCTCGTGCACGAGGTGGATCTGCCCATCCAGGCCGAGTGGGTGTACCCCATCACCATGAACCTCCTCGGCCATGGCCGGGTGGGGGAGGGCGGGGATGCCCAGTCCCGGTTGGCGCTCGTGCGCGAGGTGCTCTCGCACCCGGTGGCGCTCGGACAGTGCCGCGAGTTCCTGCGCACCCGGCTGCCCCATGCCCAGGTGGTGCCCGTCAGCTCCACGGCGGAAGGCGCGCGCCAGGTGCGCGAGCGCGCGTCGGAGCAGGGGCTCGCCGCCATCGGCAGCGCCGCGTCCGCGACCCTGTATGGGTTGGACATCCTGGCGGCGCATATCGAGGACCACCCCGACAACGCCACGCGCTTCGTGCTCGTGGGTCCCCGGCCCTTGTCGCTCGCGCGGCCGGGACGCCCGAAGACGAGCCTGCTCATCACCCTGCCCGCGGACTTCCCCGGGGCGCTCCATCAGGTGTTGTCCGTGTTCGCCCGCCGGCAGGTCAACCTCGTGCGGATCGAATCCCGGCCCACCC contains:
- a CDS encoding sensor histidine kinase codes for the protein MSELERTFLVDAPPSRPLSILLLEDSALDAQLISSRFEEAGIDVRLERVDNKAGFTRALEGCPFDLILSDYNVPGFDGLAALSAARSACPDTPFVFVSGALGEERAIELLKRGATDYVLKDRLERLVPCVTRALREAEGELRRKRAEEALRKSEERYALAIRATSDAIWDWDLEADFVQWNDTLPQVFGYALEHFGTHPDQWAERIHPEEREQVLQGIRGAIASSAEHWTAEYRFLRADGSWRHVLDRGYIVREPGGRPVRMVGAMQDISERKRTEEERQRLLQEAHRRAEFEQQLMGIVSHDLRNPLSAILMAGTLLLRHQDTQPWQARTAARIVSSAERAHRMIRDLLDFTQARLGGGIPVSPAPLDLHELAAQVVEEARTAHPGRELLLLRTGDGQGRWDADRIAQVLSNILGNALRHGLDGTPVRIETEGLEAQVLMRVHNQGAPIPSELLPHLFEPLTRGGTRPGHSDRSIGLGLYIVRQIVLAHGGSVEVHSTADEGTTFTVRLPRLVSARPASTHEAPST
- the pheA gene encoding prephenate dehydratase is translated as MTRISLLGPGTFSEESARHFLGAVPHELLPCTLIAEVFQAVVSGRADLGVIPIENTLEGSVSQHLDWLVHEVDLPIQAEWVYPITMNLLGHGRVGEGGDAQSRLALVREVLSHPVALGQCREFLRTRLPHAQVVPVSSTAEGARQVRERASEQGLAAIGSAASATLYGLDILAAHIEDHPDNATRFVLVGPRPLSLARPGRPKTSLLITLPADFPGALHQVLSVFARRQVNLVRIESRPTRKRLGNYFFFIDVDAALSAEPLSAALTEIESLGCSVRVLGSYPSHGV